A segment of the Phoenix dactylifera cultivar Barhee BC4 chromosome 15, palm_55x_up_171113_PBpolish2nd_filt_p, whole genome shotgun sequence genome:
TAATCATGAAACCAAATGGTTTTGTAGTCACCTCTAACCTTTGTTTGTTTGATTTTGTTTGGAGGTCAAGCAAGTGGTTGGGCCTTCAAATAAAGGGATAGGAGTATCAAGACCTAGATTACTGTAGCCCATCACTGAGGAAGGTATGAAAATCACTATAAGAACAAATGATAATATTGCCAAAGCACCAATTCCACTACTTAAAAGATCGGCAGAAAATGGGGTATAATAATGTTGGTGCCAAGCCCTCTACTCACCGGTTAAGGACAGATCATTAAGAAAGATCCTTCTTTTGttgctaaaaaaattaaataatgctGCAAAAATAATGTTAAAAGATTATAGTCATatctgaaatatatgatttatCCTAGAGAAATAATGAGGCATAAAAATTAGCTACTATCTCAAGATTGTAGGTCATTTCTACCTTTCTATCTGAATACTTCTTGGATTTAGAATGGAATTCTGTGCTATTTGATAAAATCCCTGGTCCATTGTATGACCTGATGTTGTTACTCAACTTTATGcttttgatatttttatatatggatATATGACAGTGAATCTTGAGATTGATTTTTCTAATCATGCACAAACTAACTGCTTAATTACTTGAACCTTTTTTTCTTTACCTTATTGTAGGCATAGTATTGTAAATTATATATAAGCCTCGAATTATTCATGTTTTTCTCCCATGGGTGAATGATTCTCCTATGCTTTTTTTTTGCTGTGTTTCTGTTTATCTTCTTTATTACTGCATTATTGTCTTGGTCATTCCATTCAAAGTAGTATCGCCAACAAGCTGAAGTTTTGAATGTTTGTTTACACATGGTTATTTCAGGTGCTTCAGAAGAAAATATACGTGACCTTTTCAAGAAGGCATACAGAACTGCCCCTTCAATTGTTTTCATTGATGAGATAGATGCCATTGCTTCCAAGAGGGAAAACCTGCAGAGGGAGATGGAACGCCGGATAGTTACGCAATTAATGACTTGCATGGATGAGGCCCACCAGACACTTAGATCAAGCGATGCTAATTTGGAGTCAGAAGCATCTGAGAAAAAAGCTGGCTATGTTCTTGTAATTGGAGCCACAAATAGACCAGATGCGGTGGACCAAGCATTAAGAAGGCCTGGGCGGTTTGACCGAGAGATCATTTTGGGTGTCCCTGATGAAAATGCACGGGTTGAGATTTTGTCAGTACTTACTCGCAACCTTAGACTTGAGGGTGAATTTAACCTCTTCAAAATAGCAAGGTCCACACCAGGTTTTGTTGGAGCTGATTTGGAAGCATTAGTGAATAAAGCGGGAAACCTGGCAATGAAGAGAATAATAGATAGAAGAAAATCTCGACTTTCTTCTGAGCTTAAAAACAAGAACACTGAGGACTGGTGGAGGCAACCTTGGGCCCCTGAAGAAATGGAGAGCCTTAGTATTACAATGGCTGATTTCGAGGTAACCTACTAAAAGTAACACCTCCCTCCCCCCCCTCCCCTCAAACCCTGCTCTCTTCTCttctgtgtgtgtgtatttgtgTGTGGGGGTGGGTGCATCTTGCATGCTCTTGCACATGTGCATGCCTATGCATGTGCATGCATTTGTTTGTGATATATGTACTTAAGGAAGCGACAATATCTTGTTCGTCTTTTCATTACCCaaatttctttttgttctttttgcttTTATATTAATTGCATATATTGAATTTTTCCCTGTAACCTTTAACTCTTTGTGGGGAAGTGTGCTTTATTGCCCTTGTTGTTATGCTATAGCCTATTTTAGTATGTCTTTTTCCCTGCTGTCAGCAGATTCATAAGCATAGTTGTCTCTTTCTACCACTTGTTGCTCTATATTTTGATGCTAATAACTATTCCTTGAACAGATGGCATTTCTATTTTCTGCTTGTTCTGTTGGCTGCATTATATTATCTTAGTTGCCTAGAAAGAGTTACACATGCAACTAGGCATTTCTTGGAAGACCCATCCAAGAAAACGGATTGATTTGGTTTCTGACAAATTTGGAAGTGTCTCAGAAATAACTAGGGAAATGTCTGTAAGGTTCAAGAAGGAATAGCTGTCTTAAAAGTGTTGGATATATGGGAATCAACAAGTCCTTAAAAGTATTGGACATATGGGAAACAACAAGTCAACTTCTGTTCATTTCCCGCATGTTTCAAAACTCTTTACTGTTTCCTACATTAGGGGTTGCACCACATCAACATGTTTATGCTCTACACACACATCAACATGTTTCTGTTCTACACATGAATGAGATCATCTGTTTTCTAATGCTTCAACTATGCTTTGGTAGATCTGCAAATGTTAATCTTTTGATGTTATAGCTGTTTGCTCACCACTACAGCTTCTATATGATGTTAATGAAATTAACCTGTAAGTGAAGCACTTGCCTACCCATCTACTACTATGGTATTTTTCTGCTTATTTGTTTAAAATTTAAGATGCATAgttttctagttttctttttcttttgcaggAAGCAGCTAAACTGGTTCAACCATCTTCCAGAAGAGAAGGATTTTCCTCGATACCTAATGTTAAGTGGGAGGACGTTGGTGGTCTTAACTCATTGAGGAGAGAGTTTGATCGTTATGTTGTTCAACGAATAAAACACCCTGAGAAATATGAGGTAAATTTTTATCTTTGGAATATTATTGCATGTAAAAAGTATCAGGGAATTTGAAGTGATGTAAGGCTTTCTTGTTGTATGTTGCAGTTACTTTCTTTAATGTTTTGCGTATTGCCTTGTTTGCCAATTGTGGTCATTTTAGTTGAATGAAGTTTTCTTTCTGTATGCAAATGATAACATTGATGGGGACCCAAAAGTGATATCATATTTTCTTCTTGCATTCTGTTACTAGTAGCTAAGTGAAGGTATTCCATAAGTTTGTCTGTACATGTAACTGTCATCAAGTCTAGTACCTAATTTCAGTTGCTTACCATCTGAATTGAAATCTTGGTCTGACTTCTTGTTTGCTTACTTGATGAATGATAATAATGTGGGATTTGCATTATAATAGTCAGTCACCAGCATTCTAGTTACTAGTAATGTTAAATACCGAAATGGACTTTGGTTGTTAGTATATCCTCTTTTATCTTGATGTAAATGTGTTCTTCAGGAATTTGGAGTGAACTTGGAGGCTGGGATTTTGCTTTTTGGGCCTCCTGGTTGTGGCAAAACATTGATTGCCAAGGGTGTAGCAAATGAGGCAGGGGCAAGTTTTATACATATCAAGGTTTGCTTtttgctctttttttatttttacttttgttCAACCACACCAATTATTCTTCATATtacatgctttttttttatggTTTAATGTATTATATGAaagttttttgaaaatattttttcaacttGTAATATGACTACTTAATATTGCTGAAATTTAGGGGCCTGAACTTTTGAACAAGTACGTTGGTGAGAGCGAGCTGGCAGTTAGAACAATTTTCAGCCGTGCCCGAACATGCTCTCCATGTATACTGTTTTTTGATGAGGTAGTTTGATAACTGTTATGACATTTAGTACTTTATGTCCTTTGGTAAATGTTGTAATCAGTAACTGTACATATCACATTTTTTAGTATCCTACACTATTACGTTACTATTTTTATGATGAATCTATATCATATCTAATTCAAATTCCAAATAATGTGAAGTTTGGCGACACACCTCCCCTACATCATTTATGTTTTCTGCAATTTGTGATGGAAGCTCCCAGGGTTTTGATCACAACTAGCAACCAGCACAAGTGTTAGTCCTATAAACTGAAAGAGCTGCAGAAGATGGCTCACAGTGTATGGTTAACCAGATGCTTTTTTAAGATGGAAATCTGCACCCACCATGCATCAGTTGCGCCTCCATGATATTACAAGTCCTATACACATGTAACACACCTAGGGCACTTGTGAGAAGAACCACCTGCTGACTCTTGAAAGACCGTCGCAACCTACAGCCCACTGCTAGTCTAATTTTAGAAACAACTTTATTATGCAAAGGGTTCcaaaaaaatgaaattattCTAGAATTGCACCGGTTCAATTACTGGGAGGCTTGCCCCAAATTTCACATAAATTGGGTCTCTTAATTAAAGGTAGAGTGTGCTCACCCACTTAGGGTCCGGATTTGCTTATATGGGTTACATCCACCTAGGTTGAGGTGATGGTGTGCTAACCTACTCCTTTATACCTAACTAGGTTTTAAGCTGTAGATTTGACAGTTAAAAGGAAGCATCTTTAGAACTATTAAATGTTTATGTTTTGCTTTGGGTGCTAGATTGATAACGGCAAAAAGTCCTAGGGTAGGATTATTGTTTATAGCTTGTTTATTAGGTATATATTTAGTTGAACAAATCTTAGAGTTGCCAAAACTTGAAAAGTTTTAGTTGCCTTCTTAACATGGAGTAATATGGTAATCAAATTTTATTATCCATGAGGCTTGGGCATCAATAATGCAGCAATTTTATGGCTTTTGTAAATTTCTTCTTGGACTAAAATAGTTAAGTAAAAGGAGAGCTAGGTCACCTATAAAAGGAGATTATTGCTGACTAGTCTGGAAGACTCTTTTGATTGTGTAAAGCATCACTTTTGAGAGCAGAAAATTCCTGAAGCTAATGTGGTTCTTCGATGCAGGACCATAGGGGATGGCCTGTGAGTATGTAAGTGGACCTAGGGAAGATATTAAAATAGGTTTTAGTCAACAAACCAGCCTGGCATCCTGTTACAGGAAATCAGGCAGGTGTTTTTTTTTGGACTGTTGTGAAAATTTCTAGGGTCAATgatttctgttttgaatttttatgagAGGTGTCAGTCCTATGGTAATGAATCTAGGGTTGATTGGGTGATTGGTGAGTAATGATTGCTGGCCCATAAAGTATTTCATTTTGCTAAGATGAAAGTATGCAGTAATTTGATGTGTGATATGCAGAAAAAAATAGGATATTGAGACAATGGTTCTGCAAAAGATAAGTTTAAGATAGGAAAATGAGATTGCAGCAAAGGAGTAATGTAAACTAGAAATTGAAGTAAGAAGGAAATTGGTGGAGGGAAGAATTAGATATAGAGAGATACTAGTCGACATTAGTGAATTGTTCTTGTATTCACATGGCATAATACAAGTACTTTTACATGATCTTAGTCTTGTGCATCATGATAACCCTTGGATATGGCACTTTGTCAAATTTGGCCATGGGGAGAGACCAGAAAATCAGATGGGGGGAAAAGTTGATGCTGAGCTGAGCCTGGAAGATGGCCTGGCTGTGTACAAAAGAGCTTAGTGGGTGGAGGAGGTGTAGAGAGGTGCTTTTGATAAGGAAAGGCACTAAGTGGAGCATTGTGAGAGGAGAAAAATAGAAGGGAGATTCAAGGTTGTGCTTCATTTTTAAGAGTTGATATGTGCAATCCACGTGATTGCTTTTAAAAGAAACAGTATCTGCCACTAGCTTTCCTCTCAGTCATCCAACATTTTAAGAGGGATTGGTGTTATTTACAGGACATGAAGTGGGGAAGCCAGGGGCtcttcatttgttttttttcctttcttcttttttctttccttttgaaAAGGAGCATTTGATGGATGGCTATGTTCCTTCATTAGAGAGTGACAATGGGTCTATTTGCCAACCCAAGTGTGGTCTAACTATAGCAAAATATGCCTAAGCCTACTTGAATAACTTGAGTAATGCTTTTTCTGCAAATGTCGATGGGAATACATGTCCGTGTGCCTCCACCTAACTTTGGGGTCAGTTTTTGGTGAAGTCCTTGTATCCCTAGTGTTGGGAGTGCAATGGATAAGTACACCTGCATGATAGGCAGACAATGTAACATTACTTTTCTCTATGCATGAAACTGAAAATTTAAGTGACAGAACTTGACCGATCCTACATGCCCTTTAACTGGAGTTACATCCTTATCTTTCATTAGTTTTTATGTCAGTTACAGGGTGGAAAGGCTGAATGGTAGGGTCGAGAAGTTTTCACAATTGTCTATCAACATTAATTCAATATTTTAGATGTTAATGCCAAATTCCTAGACAAGGCAAATTAGGCAACGGAGAGGCTTTCAACGTTACCAAAGCTAGTTGGCAAGTATAGAGGTCAATCTTATTGGTTACAGTTTAAGCACGTTCAACCAATGAGAAACTTTCATGAATTTGCTTAGACTTGGAAGGAGTTAAGATAAAGGGGTTTGGTTCAATATTGAACCTCTTTGGATGCCTTAAGTCTTGTAAATTTATCTTCCTAGAACTAATGTTGTCAATGTGGCTTCCTGGATGCCTTGGCAGCATCACCGCTCAAACACCTGCCAGATTATTGATTGCAACTAAGTATGAAGTGCAGATGACGATTGGATCAGTTAGCAATCTCCGAGATATTCTATAGATAGCTAAAACTGGAACTCATGGACAATTTACTTAAGCAGAGGTTGCATAAGCAAATGTGCAAAATACttaagagaaaaaaagggaaactGTACATTTAGTTTGTCATGGATTCATATAACATAATATGTTCAGTGTGTCCAAAACTCACAGCAAGAACACGGAAGCATGTTTTCAGGTTATATGAGGGCTCTTGCTGAGACTGCCTACAACTTCATAGCCCTAATATAAGCATAAAATACAGTATGTAATACCTCCAAAGTCAATTTTCTTAAGTTATTGATGTGCGATATTTGCCTCTGTTCCCTTTTGATTATGGCAGGTGGATGCTTTGACAACTAAACGAGGAAAAGATGGAGGGTGGGTTGTTGAACGTCTCCTAAACCAGGTTGGATTGTCAAATAGTTTTCTCTTCTTGTTGCATTCTTCTTTCTATCTATACTCATTTCATTCAGGATTTGATCGATATTAAACCTCTTATCCTCATGTCTAAacctaaatcattttttttaacctATGCAGCTACTTATTGAGCTAGATGGTGCTGATCAGCGACAGGGTGTTTATGTCATCGGAGCTACGAACAGGTGTGACAGATCTATTCCCCCTTTTCTCTATATGTCATTGCTGGGTTTCATTTTGAGCTTTAAGCTAAAATATTGGTTTTTCTATGCAGACTTGAGGTAATGGACCCTGCTGTACTTAGGCCAGGCAGATTCGGGAAGGTTCTTTATGTTCCACTACCTTGTGCCGATGAGCGTGGATTAATTCTCAAGGCACTTGCACGAAAGAAGCCTATTTCTGCTGATGTAGACTTAGATGCCCTAGCCCATAGAGAGGCATGCAACAATCTCACTGGGGCTGATCTGGCTGCTTTGGTATGACTTATGGTCTATTTGCCTTTTCTCCAGTTGTTTTCAAAGGTTTTAGTAGGGTGTAGTACATCTGGACTAATTAAGTAGATCTTTCTAGGCATGCTATTCATAAATGTTATTAAGTAAGAATTCTTATTATTTTCTTGCATCTGCACTTGTGATTTTGTTCATTTGACCATTGCAGCAATTATTTAGTtatctttgtttttaattttcatcAGATGAATGAAGCTGCCATGGCTGCCTTGGAAGAGAAGCAGAATTCTATAGATCAAGGAACTGCAAGTAGTGATCCATGGAATATTAAGATATCACATTTTGAGCAAGCTTTGCAGAAAATCACACCATCTGTCTCAGAGAAGGTATAACTAGAACTTTTGGGTCATGGCTTGGTATAAATCAGATTTCAGACTTATCAGTATTACATGCTTTCtatgttttatatattttgagGCAACCTATGAAGCATGGACACATGCAATACAGATAGAACATGATATGGATAAGCTGATCTAGCAGGTCTTGAAAATATAGGATAGAATATTGCTGAGTGAGGCATGGCTTATCATTTCCTTGCAATAACATCAACATcacaaaattctaaaattaatTATCCATCATGTCCATCATTAAAAGGTTGACATTGATCCACCCCCC
Coding sequences within it:
- the LOC103707913 gene encoding cell division control protein 48 homolog C-like, which codes for MTCSNFRCTKTAEAKEGKNERASEGEMGKRMRRGSRSPTSSFSVLSHSVLLRRIASSNLPSDPSSLDVDAVVHHLRSHYPDYARIKLQPFTLRVQRTIDSLRRRPTADDDAPPSSERPGRSDLSEQRLLRSESDSFDDSTSTSDDCAFQAKMGPEFDLTKSLLRDSYGKRAKPRNGKEDNMEIEAAADKPRNVELVDRGGGGSGVETPVVEKGRGGGGEVDDGEEGRQGPRFRDLGGMKRVLEELMMEVIVPLCHPQLPKWLGVRPMAGILLHGPPGCGKTKLAHAIANETGVPFYKISATEVVSGVSGASEENIRDLFKKAYRTAPSIVFIDEIDAIASKRENLQREMERRIVTQLMTCMDEAHQTLRSSDANLESEASEKKAGYVLVIGATNRPDAVDQALRRPGRFDREIILGVPDENARVEILSVLTRNLRLEGEFNLFKIARSTPGFVGADLEALVNKAGNLAMKRIIDRRKSRLSSELKNKNTEDWWRQPWAPEEMESLSITMADFEEAAKLVQPSSRREGFSSIPNVKWEDVGGLNSLRREFDRYVVQRIKHPEKYEEFGVNLEAGILLFGPPGCGKTLIAKGVANEAGASFIHIKGPELLNKYVGESELAVRTIFSRARTCSPCILFFDEVDALTTKRGKDGGWVVERLLNQLLIELDGADQRQGVYVIGATNRLEVMDPAVLRPGRFGKVLYVPLPCADERGLILKALARKKPISADVDLDALAHREACNNLTGADLAALMNEAAMAALEEKQNSIDQGTASSDPWNIKISHFEQALQKITPSVSEKERIYYETLSQTFRAA